A single Flavobacterium sp. 1 DNA region contains:
- the recQ gene encoding DNA helicase RecQ encodes MTTAILHAKLKENFGFEKFRPNQEEIINCILSGKDTLAIMPTGGGKSICFQLPALVFPGITIVISPLIALMKDQVDSLKANGIDACFINSSQSSDEQQFHIQNLKDNKVKLVYVAPESLSFLENAFSQIVVSLIAIDEAHCISAWGHDFRPAYTNLGYLKNRFASTPILALTATADKATRTDISEQLNLISPEIFVSSFDRKNLSLEVRPALDRVKQIIEFIKNKPNESGIVYCLSRKTTEELTEKLQKTGIKAKAYHAGLDSKIRSKTQDEFISDDCQVVCATIAFGMGIDKSNVRWVIHYNLPKNIEGYYQEIGRAGRDGLPSETVLFESYGDMIQLQKFASEGLNADVQLAKLERMKQYADALSCRRKILLSYFGELVTENCGNCDICKNPPAFFDGTIIAQKALSAVIRLQESEALPVIVDFLRGSKNASIYDKGYQNLKTYAVGADISWYDWNQYLIQLINLGYCEIAFHQQNKIKLTPFAKKVLFEGEKVQLTTVQKMNAKAVEPKIAKIKSAGNSLFEVLRKLRSEIAKEEEVPAYIIFNDATLKQFEIQRPMSDSEFLAIDGVGKAKLEKYGDAFIKAIIEFHKSKPVRVKKENTTYKETLELFQNGMTVEEIALQRKLLVPTIISHLAKLYSDGYPIDLGIFINEEEIAKIAEAKIKLEAPNALKPYFDFFEEQLPYDKIRIGLAILEKENTVL; translated from the coding sequence ATGACAACAGCAATTCTACACGCCAAACTTAAAGAAAATTTTGGGTTTGAAAAATTCAGACCTAATCAAGAAGAAATTATTAATTGCATACTTTCTGGAAAAGATACTTTGGCAATTATGCCAACTGGAGGGGGAAAATCAATATGTTTTCAACTTCCTGCTTTAGTCTTTCCAGGAATCACAATTGTTATTTCACCATTAATTGCCCTGATGAAAGATCAGGTGGACAGTTTGAAAGCAAACGGAATTGACGCCTGTTTTATTAACAGCAGCCAATCATCTGATGAGCAGCAATTTCATATTCAAAATTTGAAAGACAATAAAGTCAAACTTGTTTATGTTGCACCAGAAAGTTTATCGTTTTTAGAAAATGCATTTAGTCAGATAGTTGTGAGCTTAATTGCTATTGACGAAGCACATTGTATTTCTGCATGGGGACATGATTTTCGACCTGCATACACCAATTTGGGATATCTTAAAAACCGCTTCGCCTCTACTCCAATCTTGGCATTGACGGCAACAGCTGATAAAGCTACGCGCACTGATATTTCTGAGCAGTTAAATTTAATTAGTCCAGAAATCTTTGTTTCTTCTTTTGATAGGAAAAATTTAAGTTTGGAAGTGAGACCGGCTTTGGATCGTGTTAAGCAAATTATAGAGTTTATAAAAAATAAGCCAAATGAATCAGGCATTGTCTATTGCCTAAGCCGAAAAACTACGGAAGAGCTTACCGAAAAATTGCAAAAAACAGGAATTAAAGCCAAAGCCTATCATGCGGGTTTGGATAGTAAAATACGATCTAAAACTCAAGACGAATTTATCAGCGATGATTGTCAGGTGGTTTGTGCGACGATTGCTTTTGGAATGGGAATTGATAAATCAAATGTTCGTTGGGTAATTCATTATAATTTACCAAAAAATATTGAAGGTTATTATCAGGAAATCGGAAGAGCAGGCCGTGACGGATTACCGTCTGAAACCGTTTTATTCGAAAGTTATGGTGATATGATTCAGTTGCAAAAATTTGCTTCCGAAGGTTTGAATGCTGATGTTCAATTGGCAAAATTGGAAAGAATGAAACAATACGCGGATGCATTGAGTTGCCGCAGAAAAATATTACTTTCTTATTTTGGTGAATTGGTAACTGAAAATTGTGGCAATTGTGATATTTGTAAAAATCCTCCCGCTTTTTTTGACGGAACAATAATTGCACAAAAAGCTTTATCAGCTGTGATTCGTTTGCAGGAATCAGAAGCCCTTCCTGTTATTGTAGATTTTTTAAGAGGTTCTAAAAATGCTTCTATCTACGACAAAGGTTATCAAAATTTAAAAACCTACGCAGTTGGTGCAGATATTTCGTGGTATGACTGGAATCAATACTTAATCCAATTAATAAATTTGGGCTATTGCGAAATTGCTTTCCATCAGCAGAATAAAATAAAATTAACTCCTTTTGCAAAAAAAGTATTATTTGAAGGAGAAAAAGTGCAGTTGACAACAGTTCAAAAAATGAATGCAAAAGCAGTTGAGCCTAAAATAGCTAAAATAAAATCGGCTGGGAATTCTCTTTTTGAAGTTCTTAGAAAACTGCGTTCTGAAATTGCCAAAGAAGAAGAAGTTCCAGCCTACATTATTTTTAATGATGCCACTTTGAAACAGTTCGAAATTCAGCGGCCAATGAGTGATTCCGAATTTCTGGCAATTGATGGAGTTGGAAAAGCAAAGCTTGAAAAATATGGTGATGCATTCATAAAAGCAATTATTGAATTTCATAAAAGCAAACCGGTAAGAGTAAAAAAAGAAAATACTACTTACAAAGAAACTTTAGAACTGTTTCAAAATGGAATGACCGTTGAAGAAATTGCGCTACAGAGAAAACTATTAGTTCCAACAATAATTTCACATTTAGCAAAATTATACAGTGACGGTTATCCAATAGATTTAGGCATTTTTATAAACGAAGAAGAAATTGCAAAAATTGCAGAAGCAAAAATTAAACTGGAAGCTCCAAACGCTTTGAAACCTTATTTTGATTTTTTTGAAGAACAGCTTCCTTATGATAAAATCAGAATTGGTTTGGCTATACTCGAAAAAGAAAATACAGTACTTTAA
- a CDS encoding DNA-deoxyinosine glycosylase, whose translation MRIHSFLHFVNSETEILILGTMPGAMSLEKQEYYAHPRNHFWKIICTLFEALPIPVNFEDKIKILGENKIGIWDVLENCERKGSLDIHIKKHKENDFEFLVKKFPGITKIIFNGKQSHAFFIKRFGQIEGITYFVMPSTSPANTMSFENKLKIWSSCFQ comes from the coding sequence ATGAGAATACATTCATTTTTACATTTTGTAAATTCAGAAACTGAAATATTAATTTTGGGAACTATGCCTGGAGCTATGTCTTTGGAAAAACAAGAATATTATGCCCATCCAAGAAATCATTTTTGGAAAATAATCTGTACACTTTTTGAGGCATTGCCAATTCCTGTAAATTTTGAAGATAAAATTAAAATTCTTGGAGAAAATAAAATTGGGATTTGGGATGTCTTAGAAAATTGTGAAAGAAAAGGAAGTCTAGATATTCATATAAAAAAACACAAAGAAAATGATTTTGAATTTTTGGTTAAAAAATTTCCTGGTATAACCAAGATTATTTTTAATGGAAAACAGAGTCATGCTTTTTTTATAAAGAGATTTGGACAAATAGAAGGTATCACTTATTTTGTGATGCCTTCAACCAGTCCTGCAAATACTATGTCTTTTGAGAATAAGTTAAAAATTTGGTCGAGCTGTTTTCAATAA
- a CDS encoding phosphoenolpyruvate carboxylase: protein MYTLPKIERFNENVLSKYHIYNSVFITLPFDSVDNTGVLLPIFTELCDSGFKKQKTPTEIFDFFSDKYMHSDSEKDKINLMFHFIQYIERQIVLFDAIEDAAFPVVNNMEGRGSLRDIKEKSDVRGNKEELINFLENFNVRTVLTAHPTQFYPGSVLGIINDLTEALRKNNLLEIKQLLAQLGKTPFIQNEKPNPYDEAVSLIWYLENVFYNTSGEMVHYLQKNVFEGESIKNPLIKLGFWPGGDRDGNPFVTTEITLKVAERLRTSILKCYYFEIRNLKRKLTFPVVDSLVMELEQKLYRSVFYSKGDIFITLDEFKLQLNKIKTIIIEQHQSLYVDQIDALLIRINLFGFHFATLDIRQNSKIHQTVFYDIVDYYSKSKENVFPADYFQLTEEKKLEVLSTLKGNLDAADFENEMTRSTIESIQCIKTIQENNGEFGANRYIISNNESALNVMETFALFKLCNWENATVDIIPLFESVDDLHNAHLVMETLYTNPEYVQHLQNRNNKQTIMLGFSDGTKDGGYLMANWSIYKAKEALTEMSRKYGIHVIFFDGRGGPPARGGGKTHKFYASLGPNIENNEIQITIQGQTISSNFGTLDSCRYNLENLLSAGVANQVFNQGQNQLSADEKAILDQMAELGYDKYLSFKNHPKFIPYLEQMSTLKYYAKTNIGSRPSKRSKSESLDFADLRAIPFVGSWSQLKQNVPGFFGVGTALKHFENNNQWDKVQNLYNDSLFFRTLLENSMMSLAKSFFPLTAYMSKDPEFGAFWQIIYDEFLETKRLLLKIAGHAELMENYPDGIASIQMRERIVLPLLTIQQYALLKISELNKAENPDLNLIKVYEKIVTRSLFGNTNASRNSA from the coding sequence ATGTATACGTTACCTAAAATAGAGCGTTTTAACGAAAATGTTTTATCTAAATATCATATTTACAATAGCGTTTTTATAACATTGCCTTTTGATTCTGTCGATAATACTGGTGTTTTGTTGCCTATTTTTACAGAACTATGCGATTCCGGCTTCAAAAAGCAAAAAACTCCTACAGAAATATTCGACTTTTTTTCAGATAAATACATGCATAGTGATTCTGAAAAAGATAAAATTAATCTAATGTTTCACTTTATACAATATATTGAGCGTCAGATTGTTTTATTTGATGCCATTGAAGATGCTGCTTTTCCTGTGGTAAACAATATGGAAGGGAGAGGTTCTCTTCGTGATATTAAAGAGAAATCTGACGTCAGAGGCAATAAAGAGGAATTAATTAATTTCTTAGAAAATTTTAATGTTCGTACTGTTTTAACAGCTCACCCAACTCAATTTTATCCTGGTTCTGTTTTAGGAATTATTAATGATTTGACAGAAGCTCTTAGAAAGAACAATCTATTAGAAATAAAACAATTATTAGCTCAATTAGGAAAAACACCTTTTATTCAAAATGAAAAACCGAATCCTTATGATGAAGCTGTTAGTTTAATTTGGTATCTGGAAAATGTTTTTTATAACACTTCTGGAGAGATGGTTCATTATCTGCAAAAAAATGTTTTTGAAGGTGAGTCTATAAAAAATCCATTAATTAAACTTGGTTTCTGGCCAGGCGGTGACCGTGACGGTAACCCATTTGTTACTACAGAAATCACACTGAAAGTTGCTGAGCGTTTGAGAACTTCAATTTTAAAATGTTATTATTTTGAAATAAGAAATTTAAAAAGAAAGTTAACTTTTCCAGTTGTAGATTCACTGGTAATGGAGCTTGAGCAAAAATTATACCGTTCTGTTTTTTATTCAAAAGGAGATATTTTTATTACACTTGATGAATTTAAACTGCAGTTAAATAAAATAAAAACCATAATAATTGAGCAGCATCAGTCACTATATGTTGATCAGATAGATGCCTTGCTTATTCGCATAAATTTATTTGGTTTCCATTTTGCTACTTTAGATATCAGACAAAACAGTAAAATTCATCAAACTGTTTTTTATGATATTGTGGATTATTACTCAAAATCAAAAGAAAATGTTTTCCCTGCTGATTATTTCCAATTAACTGAGGAAAAAAAATTAGAAGTATTGTCAACTCTGAAAGGTAATTTAGATGCAGCTGATTTTGAAAATGAAATGACAAGATCTACTATTGAATCCATTCAATGTATCAAAACAATTCAAGAAAACAATGGAGAATTTGGAGCCAACCGTTATATCATAAGTAATAACGAAAGCGCACTTAATGTTATGGAAACTTTTGCCTTATTTAAATTATGCAATTGGGAAAATGCTACCGTAGATATTATTCCGCTTTTTGAATCAGTAGATGATTTGCATAATGCACATTTAGTGATGGAAACATTATACACAAATCCTGAATATGTTCAGCATTTGCAAAACAGAAATAACAAACAGACAATAATGCTAGGTTTTTCTGACGGAACAAAAGACGGTGGCTATTTAATGGCAAACTGGAGCATATATAAAGCAAAAGAAGCTTTGACTGAAATGTCCAGAAAATATGGAATTCATGTTATATTTTTTGATGGGCGTGGCGGACCTCCAGCACGTGGCGGAGGAAAAACCCATAAATTTTATGCTTCATTAGGTCCGAATATTGAAAATAATGAAATCCAAATTACAATTCAGGGACAAACCATCAGTTCAAATTTTGGAACATTGGATTCATGCCGCTATAATTTGGAAAACCTTTTGAGTGCTGGTGTGGCTAATCAAGTATTCAATCAAGGTCAAAATCAGCTAAGTGCAGATGAAAAAGCGATTTTGGATCAAATGGCTGAATTAGGGTATGATAAATATTTGAGTTTCAAAAACCATCCCAAATTTATTCCATATTTGGAACAGATGAGTACTCTAAAATATTATGCAAAAACGAATATTGGAAGCCGTCCTTCCAAAAGAAGCAAATCAGAAAGTCTTGATTTTGCTGATTTGAGAGCAATTCCATTTGTGGGTTCTTGGAGTCAATTAAAACAAAATGTTCCAGGATTTTTTGGAGTAGGTACTGCTTTAAAACATTTCGAAAATAATAACCAATGGGATAAAGTTCAAAATTTATATAATGATTCATTATTTTTCAGAACCTTGCTTGAAAACAGTATGATGTCATTGGCAAAATCATTTTTCCCATTAACTGCATACATGAGCAAGGATCCTGAATTTGGTGCTTTTTGGCAGATTATTTATGATGAATTTTTGGAAACAAAAAGATTATTATTAAAAATTGCAGGACATGCTGAATTGATGGAAAATTACCCGGATGGTATAGCTTCTATTCAAATGAGAGAACGTATTGTATTACCATTGTTGACAATACAACAATATGCTTTACTAAAAATCAGTGAACTTAATAAAGCCGAAAACCCAGATTTGAACTTGATAAAAGTGTATGAAAAAATTGTGACCCGTTCTCTTTTTGGCAATACCAATGCAAGTAGAAATTCTGCTTAA
- the aroB gene encoding 3-dehydroquinate synthase — protein MQSIQANNYPVHFNETAYERLNQHLKENKYSNLFIIVDSNTNEYCLPKLLPLLETDLTIEIIEFEAGEVNKNIETCIEIWNVLTELGADRKTLIINIGGGVVTDLGGFVASTFKRGVDFIHIPTTLLSMVDASVGGKNGVDLGNLKNQIGVINTPKMVLIDTAYLETVPQNEMRSGLAEMLKHGLIFDKTYWESFLDIKAIDFDQLDSLIHRSVEIKNIIVMQDPTEKNIRKSLNFGHTLGHAIESYFLENQNKTTLLHGEAIAVGMVLESYISLHKNLITEEEYNEIKSTLKTIYDDVVFEENDIDPILELLIHDKKNEYGMIQFALIEGIGKIKINQSVDNELILNAFQDYKS, from the coding sequence ATGCAATCTATTCAAGCCAATAATTATCCAGTTCATTTCAATGAAACTGCTTATGAAAGACTAAACCAACACCTAAAAGAGAACAAATATTCTAATCTTTTTATCATTGTAGATAGTAATACGAATGAATATTGCCTGCCTAAATTACTCCCGTTATTAGAAACCGATTTGACGATAGAAATCATAGAATTTGAAGCAGGAGAAGTCAATAAAAACATAGAAACTTGTATTGAAATTTGGAATGTCTTGACAGAACTTGGAGCTGACAGGAAAACGCTGATTATTAATATTGGTGGTGGTGTTGTAACTGATTTAGGCGGTTTTGTGGCTTCTACTTTTAAAAGGGGTGTTGATTTTATTCATATCCCTACCACTTTATTATCGATGGTTGATGCTTCTGTTGGTGGAAAAAACGGTGTTGATTTAGGAAATTTGAAGAATCAGATTGGTGTAATCAATACTCCAAAAATGGTTTTGATTGATACAGCCTATCTTGAAACGGTTCCTCAAAATGAAATGCGTTCTGGTCTTGCAGAAATGCTGAAACACGGTTTAATTTTTGATAAAACATACTGGGAATCATTTTTGGATATTAAAGCAATTGATTTTGACCAGTTAGATTCTTTAATACATCGTTCTGTTGAAATTAAGAATATTATCGTAATGCAGGATCCTACTGAAAAAAATATCAGAAAGTCACTAAATTTTGGGCATACACTGGGACATGCTATCGAAAGTTATTTTTTAGAAAATCAAAACAAAACTACATTACTGCATGGAGAAGCAATTGCTGTAGGAATGGTGCTGGAGAGTTATATATCATTGCATAAAAATTTGATTACCGAAGAGGAATACAATGAAATAAAATCTACTCTAAAGACAATATATGATGACGTAGTTTTTGAAGAAAATGATATTGATCCGATACTTGAATTACTAATTCATGACAAGAAAAATGAGTATGGAATGATACAATTTGCATTAATTGAAGGCATCGGAAAAATTAAAATTAATCAATCTGTTGATAACGAATTAATTCTAAACGCTTTTCAGGATTATAAATCTTAG
- a CDS encoding DinB family protein codes for MNSNQLPVNEYSKFNATYIQALENVELFEELEISLHDFIKFVQNIPLDKFDYSYAEGKWTIKEIIQHIIDAERIFSYRALRISRNDKTPLPGFEENDYVDNTDAKSRSIQDLLTEFSAVRHSNLLMFKSFSDEQLRRIGTASGHEVSVRALGFLILGHLKHHQKVFAERYL; via the coding sequence ATGAATTCCAATCAATTGCCAGTAAATGAATATTCTAAATTTAATGCTACATATATACAAGCATTAGAAAATGTTGAATTATTTGAAGAATTAGAAATTAGTTTGCACGACTTTATCAAATTTGTTCAAAATATTCCCTTGGACAAATTTGATTACAGTTATGCTGAAGGCAAATGGACTATCAAAGAAATCATTCAGCACATTATTGATGCCGAAAGAATTTTTAGCTACCGTGCGCTTAGAATTTCCAGAAACGACAAAACACCTTTACCTGGTTTTGAAGAAAATGATTATGTCGACAATACAGATGCGAAAAGCAGAAGCATTCAAGATTTATTAACTGAGTTTTCTGCGGTGAGACATTCCAATTTATTGATGTTCAAAAGTTTTTCTGATGAACAATTAAGAAGAATTGGAACTGCATCAGGTCATGAAGTTTCGGTAAGAGCTTTAGGCTTTTTAATTCTAGGTCATCTTAAACATCATCAAAAAGTTTTTGCAGAAAGATATTTATAA
- a CDS encoding deoxyhypusine synthase family protein — MSKGPISQFIEKHYLHFNSASLVDAAKAYEQQLANGAKMMVSMAGAMSTAEIGKIFAEIIRQDKVQIISCTGANLEEDIMNLVAHSHYERVPNYRDLTPQDEWDLLERGLNRVTDTCIPEHEAFRRLQKHIYKIWKEADDKGERYFPHEFMYKMLLSGVLEEYYEIDLKDSWMYAAAEKNLPIIVPGWEDSTMGNIFASYVIKGDLKASTMKSGIEYMVFLSDWYPKNSTNGVGFFQIGGGIAGDFPICVVPMLYQDMEMHDIPFWSYFCQISDSTTSYGSYSGAVPNEKITWGKLDITTPKFIIESDATIVAPLIFAYLLDL; from the coding sequence ATGAGTAAAGGACCAATCAGTCAGTTTATTGAAAAGCATTATCTGCATTTCAATTCTGCATCTTTAGTTGACGCTGCAAAAGCTTATGAGCAGCAATTAGCCAATGGTGCAAAAATGATGGTAAGTATGGCTGGTGCAATGAGTACCGCTGAAATTGGAAAGATTTTTGCCGAAATAATTCGTCAGGATAAAGTTCAGATTATTTCTTGTACAGGAGCTAATCTTGAAGAAGATATTATGAATTTGGTAGCACATTCTCACTACGAAAGAGTTCCAAACTATCGTGATTTAACTCCTCAGGATGAATGGGATTTGTTAGAAAGAGGATTGAACAGAGTTACAGATACTTGTATTCCGGAACATGAAGCTTTTCGTCGTCTTCAAAAACACATTTACAAAATTTGGAAAGAAGCTGATGACAAAGGAGAAAGATATTTTCCTCATGAATTCATGTACAAAATGTTGCTTTCTGGTGTCTTAGAAGAATATTATGAAATAGATTTGAAAGACAGCTGGATGTATGCAGCTGCTGAGAAAAATTTGCCTATTATTGTGCCGGGATGGGAAGACAGCACAATGGGAAATATTTTCGCATCATACGTTATCAAGGGGGATTTGAAAGCATCGACGATGAAATCAGGTATTGAATATATGGTTTTCTTATCTGATTGGTATCCAAAAAACAGTACTAATGGTGTTGGTTTCTTTCAAATTGGTGGAGGTATCGCAGGAGATTTCCCAATTTGTGTAGTGCCAATGCTGTACCAGGATATGGAAATGCATGATATTCCATTTTGGAGTTATTTCTGTCAAATTTCAGATTCTACAACCAGTTACGGATCTTATTCTGGAGCGGTTCCTAATGAAAAGATTACTTGGGGTAAATTAGATATTACTACTCCGAAGTTCATTATCGAATCAGATGCTACGATTGTAGCTCCATTAATTTTTGCCTATTTGTTAGATTTATAA
- a CDS encoding proline dehydrogenase family protein, whose product MDNIFNNTQIAFALKSDTELDRAYFLFKLINSQPLVRIGTAVTNFAIKANLPVESLIRATVFDHFCGGINEDDCLSVVDKMFTKGVSSVLDYSVEGKEEENQFDAALEMTLKTIEFAKERKAIPFAVFKPTGLGRLDLYEKIGEKQALTSEEQSEWDRVAARFDQVCGEAHKKNVALLIDAEESWMQEAADDLVTEMMRKYNKEKVIVFNTLQMYRWDRLDYLKQLHEQAKAEGFYIGMKLVRGAYMEKENLRAEEKGYPTPICASKEASDVNYDAAVLYMIEHLDTMSIFAGTHNEESTYKLMELMKVKGIPSNDNRIWFGQLYGMSDNISYNLASNGYNIAKYLPFGPVKDVMPYLIRRAEENTSVAGQTSRELSMIKAERNRRKGK is encoded by the coding sequence ATGGATAATATTTTCAATAACACACAAATTGCGTTTGCTCTAAAAAGTGATACTGAGCTCGACAGAGCTTATTTTCTTTTCAAATTAATCAATAGCCAGCCCTTAGTACGTATTGGAACAGCAGTTACCAATTTTGCCATAAAGGCAAATCTTCCTGTTGAAAGTTTAATTCGAGCGACAGTTTTTGACCATTTTTGCGGAGGCATAAACGAAGATGACTGTTTATCGGTTGTAGATAAAATGTTTACCAAAGGAGTTTCGTCAGTTTTGGATTATTCTGTAGAAGGAAAAGAAGAAGAAAACCAATTTGATGCGGCATTGGAAATGACTTTAAAAACCATTGAGTTTGCCAAAGAACGCAAAGCAATTCCTTTTGCAGTATTTAAACCTACAGGTTTAGGCCGATTGGATTTATATGAGAAAATTGGAGAAAAACAAGCACTAACTTCTGAAGAACAATCTGAATGGGATAGGGTAGCAGCACGTTTTGATCAAGTGTGCGGTGAAGCTCATAAAAAAAATGTGGCATTATTGATTGATGCTGAAGAAAGCTGGATGCAAGAAGCCGCTGATGATTTGGTTACTGAAATGATGCGCAAATACAATAAAGAAAAAGTAATTGTTTTCAACACACTTCAAATGTACCGCTGGGATCGTTTGGATTATTTGAAACAATTGCATGAACAAGCCAAAGCAGAAGGATTTTATATTGGAATGAAATTAGTTCGCGGCGCTTATATGGAAAAAGAAAATCTTCGCGCCGAAGAAAAAGGATATCCAACACCAATATGCGCTTCCAAAGAAGCCTCTGATGTAAATTATGACGCAGCTGTCCTATACATGATAGAACATTTAGATACTATGTCGATTTTTGCAGGAACGCACAATGAAGAAAGTACCTATAAACTAATGGAATTAATGAAAGTAAAAGGAATTCCTTCTAACGATAACAGAATTTGGTTTGGCCAATTATATGGAATGAGTGATAATATTAGCTACAATTTGGCTTCCAATGGCTATAATATTGCCAAATACCTGCCTTTTGGACCTGTTAAAGATGTTATGCCATACTTAATTCGCCGTGCCGAAGAAAACACTTCGGTTGCAGGACAAACCAGCCGTGAGCTTTCTATGATTAAAGCAGAACGCAACAGAAGAAAAGGGAAATAG
- a CDS encoding arginine decarboxylase, whose amino-acid sequence MNTKYSDLINQTYYFPQEEFKLNKDNLQFHNIDLMKLVETYGTPLKFTYLPQISNNISKAKSWFRKSMEKNKYEAKYFYCYCTKSSHFEYVMNEAFKNNIHIETSSAFDINIVENLLEKGKINKSTYIICNGFKRDQYIENIARLVNNGHKNTIPIIDNYEELDLLQGQINGKFKIGIRIAAEEEPKFEFYTSRLGIGYKNIVPFYKKEIKENKNLELKMLHFFINTGINDNAYYWNELVKCIKVYVALKKECPTLDGLNIGGGFPIKNSLAFEYDYQYMIDEIINQIKIACDEAEVDVPNIFTEFGSFTVGESGGAIYQVLYQKQQNDREKWNMIDSSFITTLPDTWAINKRFIMLAINRWNETYERVLLGGMTCDSDDYYNSEQNMNAIYLPKYNKEKPLYLGFFNTGAYQETIGGFGGLQHCLIPQPKHILIDRDENGILATEVFSEQQTAEDVLKILGYNK is encoded by the coding sequence ATGAATACAAAATATTCTGACTTAATAAATCAAACGTATTACTTTCCGCAAGAAGAATTCAAATTAAACAAAGACAACCTTCAGTTTCATAATATCGATTTAATGAAGTTGGTAGAAACGTATGGTACTCCTTTGAAATTCACGTATTTACCACAAATTTCCAATAACATTAGTAAAGCCAAAAGCTGGTTTCGTAAATCGATGGAAAAAAATAAATACGAGGCAAAATATTTTTATTGTTATTGCACAAAAAGCTCTCATTTTGAATATGTTATGAATGAAGCTTTCAAGAACAACATTCATATTGAAACATCTTCTGCTTTTGATATTAATATTGTTGAAAATTTATTAGAGAAAGGAAAAATTAACAAAAGCACTTATATCATTTGCAATGGTTTCAAAAGAGACCAATACATTGAAAATATTGCCCGCTTAGTTAATAATGGGCATAAGAATACCATTCCAATTATTGATAACTATGAGGAATTAGATTTACTTCAAGGACAGATCAATGGCAAATTTAAAATCGGAATAAGAATTGCAGCTGAAGAGGAGCCAAAATTTGAATTTTATACCTCTCGATTGGGAATTGGATACAAAAACATTGTTCCATTCTATAAAAAAGAGATAAAAGAGAATAAAAATTTGGAGCTCAAAATGTTGCACTTTTTTATTAATACTGGAATCAATGACAATGCTTATTATTGGAATGAGCTGGTAAAATGTATCAAGGTATATGTGGCTTTGAAAAAAGAATGCCCTACCCTTGATGGCTTAAATATTGGTGGTGGTTTTCCAATCAAAAATTCTTTGGCTTTCGAATACGATTACCAGTATATGATTGACGAAATTATCAATCAGATTAAAATTGCCTGTGATGAAGCTGAAGTTGATGTTCCAAATATTTTTACTGAATTTGGTTCGTTTACAGTTGGAGAAAGTGGTGGTGCCATCTATCAGGTATTGTATCAAAAACAGCAAAATGACAGAGAGAAATGGAATATGATTGATTCCTCTTTCATTACAACTTTACCGGATACTTGGGCAATAAACAAGCGTTTTATTATGTTGGCCATTAACAGATGGAATGAAACCTACGAAAGAGTTTTATTAGGCGGAATGACTTGTGATAGTGATGATTATTACAACTCTGAACAAAATATGAATGCCATTTATCTTCCAAAATACAATAAGGAAAAACCATTGTATCTAGGGTTTTTCAATACAGGAGCTTATCAAGAAACTATTGGTGGTTTTGGAGGATTACAACACTGTTTGATACCACAGCCAAAGCACATTTTGATTGATCGTGATGAGAATGGAATATTGGCAACCGAAGTATTTTCGGAACAGCAAACAGCTGAGGATGTACTAAAAATATTGGGTTATAATAAATAA
- a CDS encoding DNA primase: MKRIIVDYAKLTNEILNLLVEKFPDGYDDSDIIRFRNAKNELIEAVEVKTEDTIYLVKVSTKLADRIGNYDEDDEIDDDVVEPISGLELDVEDADDDDDDDEDDNDKPDLDGDDDDEDSDSKDIADDDDDEDDED; this comes from the coding sequence ATGAAAAGAATAATAGTTGATTACGCCAAATTGACCAACGAAATTTTGAATCTTTTGGTCGAAAAATTTCCTGATGGTTATGATGATTCAGACATCATTAGATTTAGAAATGCCAAAAATGAATTAATTGAAGCTGTAGAAGTTAAAACTGAAGATACTATTTATTTAGTAAAAGTAAGTACTAAGCTTGCTGACAGAATTGGAAATTACGATGAAGATGATGAAATTGATGATGATGTTGTTGAACCAATCAGCGGTTTAGAATTAGACGTTGAAGATGCAGACGACGACGATGATGACGATGAAGACGACAATGATAAACCAGATTTAGACGGTGATGACGATGATGAAGATTCTGATAGTAAAGACATCGCAGATGATGACGATGATGAAGACGATGAAGATTAA